One region of Hemiscyllium ocellatum isolate sHemOce1 chromosome 4, sHemOce1.pat.X.cur, whole genome shotgun sequence genomic DNA includes:
- the LOC132815214 gene encoding neuropeptides B/W receptor type 1-like codes for MENLPPNPISSNVSCTAQEAHCLPANDNGTNSTGPGPYPDFYIAIPIIYSVICAVGLTGNTAVIYVILKAPKMKTVTNMFILNLAIADELFTLVLPINIADYLLLQWPFGELMCKLIISIDQYNTFSSIYFLTVMSIDRYLVVLATARSKKMSYRTYRAAKIVSICVWLFVTVIILPFTIFGKIHDDEGRLQCVYVFPAPEILWWKASRIYTLLMGFTIPVSTICILYSMMLLKLRNMRLNTNAKALDKAKKKVTLMVMIILAVCLFCWTPYHLSTIVALTTDIQQTTLIIGISYFITSLSYANSCLNPFLYAFLDDSFRRSFRKLVECRTAP; via the coding sequence ATGGAAAATCTTCCTCCGAATCCGATCTCTTCGAACGTCTCCTGCACAGCCCAGGAGGCGCATTGTTTGCCCGCAAATGACAATGGGACCAATTCGACAGGGCCGGGTCCATACCCTGACTTTTACATTGCTATCCCCATCATTTATTCGGTTATATGTGCTGTTGGGTTAACGGGTAACACTGCTGTCATTTATGTTATCCTCAAAGCTCCgaaaatgaaaacagtgacaaaCATGTTCATACTGAACCTAGCCATCGCCGATGAACTTTTCACGCTGGTTTTACCCATAAACATTGCTGACTACCTGCTGCTTCAGTGGCCCTTTGGCGAGCTGATGTGCAAATTAATCATTTCCATTGATCAATACAAcactttctccagcatttattttttAACTGTCATGAGCATTGATCGCTACCTGGTGGTCCTGGCCACTGCCAGGTCCAAGAAAATGTCCTATCGCACTTACAGGGCGGCTAAGATAGTCAGTATATGCGTTTGGCTCTTTGTTACTGTCATCATTTTGCCCTTCACAATTTTTGGCAAGATCCACGATGACGAAGGCAGACTACAATGTGTCTACGTCTTTCCAGCTCCTGAGATTCTGTGGTGGAAAGCTAGTCGGATCTATACTCTCCTCATGGGATTCACCATCCCGGTGTCCACAATTTGCATCCTGTACTCAATGATGTTACTCAAGTTGAGAAACATGCGTTTGAACACCAACGCCAAAGCTCTGGACAAAGCGAAGAAGAAGGTGACATTAATGGTGATGATTATCCTAGCAGTCTGCCTTTTCTGTTGGACGCCTTACCATTTGAGCACGATCGTGGCATTAACAACAGATATTCAACAGACCACACTCATCATTGGAATCTCCTACTTTATCACTAGCCTGAGCTATGCGAATAGTTGTCTTAATCCTTTCCTTTATGCCTTTTTAGACGATAGCTTCAGAAGGAGCTTTCGAAAACTGGTAGAATGCAGAACAGCACCCTAA